A DNA window from Paraburkholderia sp. IMGN_8 contains the following coding sequences:
- the irlR gene encoding heavy metal response regulator transcription factor IrlR, producing the protein MRILLVEDEPKTGVYLRKGLAEAGYVVDWVEDGITGQHQAETEDYDLLILDVMLPGQDGWTLLQNLRRSRSTPVLFLTARDDVGDRVKGLELGADDYLAKPFDFVELVARVRSILRRGKPGESTMLKVADLELDLTRRKATRQGDTVLLTAKEFTLLWLLMRKEGEILPRATIASQVWDMNFNSDTNVVDSAIRRLRSKVDDAYEPKLIHTVRGMGYVLEVRGSGNC; encoded by the coding sequence ATGCGGATTCTTTTAGTGGAAGATGAGCCGAAGACCGGTGTCTATCTTCGTAAAGGCCTGGCGGAGGCTGGGTACGTCGTTGACTGGGTCGAAGATGGCATCACCGGCCAGCATCAGGCCGAGACGGAGGACTATGACCTCCTCATACTCGACGTGATGCTGCCTGGGCAGGACGGCTGGACTCTGCTGCAAAATCTTCGGCGCTCGAGGTCGACTCCGGTGCTGTTTCTGACGGCGCGTGACGATGTAGGAGACCGGGTAAAAGGCCTGGAACTCGGGGCAGACGACTACCTTGCGAAGCCGTTTGATTTTGTCGAACTGGTTGCCCGCGTGAGGTCCATACTCCGCCGCGGAAAGCCGGGTGAGTCGACGATGCTCAAAGTTGCGGACCTCGAACTCGACCTGACGCGGCGCAAGGCCACACGTCAGGGCGATACCGTTCTATTGACCGCGAAGGAGTTCACATTGCTGTGGCTTCTGATGCGAAAAGAGGGAGAGATTCTGCCCCGCGCGACCATTGCGTCCCAGGTCTGGGATATGAATTTCAACAGCGATACCAACGTCGTGGACTCGGCCATCAGGCGGCTCCGTTCAAAGGTTGACGACGCCTACGAACCCAAGCTCATTCATACAGTGAGGGGGATGGGGTACGTGCTCGAAGTGAGAGGCAGTGGGAATTGTTAA
- a CDS encoding heavy metal sensor histidine kinase, which translates to MLKRLVPRTLRARLTALIILSTSSILAVSGFALYEALRSRIESTSAEQISGTMSSLQVHLTEIQTTDDIGRNAEMWIDQLHGHQNMDLAIYDIAGNRLLSTAGFRPYAPILTTRTTHAPMSLTPARSRLRYMVMTVPLEGAVGPSVRVAIQYDGTNDQALLRAYAYTIVIIEVLGVMLAAAFAYGIAMLGLSPLRRLVARAEEMSTSRLAHPLPELDASGELKELGHAFNGMLARLDESFTRLSQFSSNLAHDMRTPLTNLLAAAQVALSQTRTAAEYRDVIESSIDEYQRLSRMIEDMLFLARSEQTDEPLSVRNLDAAHEAERVAGYYESMAQDAEVTIEVKGSGTVCADLLLYQRALSNLLSNALAHAPKGSTITIDCREESDSTTIAVSDTGPGIGAQHLTRIFERFYRVDPSRHNSASGTGLGLAIVKSIMDSHGGRCGVESAPHVRTAFWLRFPRRES; encoded by the coding sequence TTGTTAAAGCGCCTGGTTCCACGAACCCTCCGCGCACGGCTGACTGCGCTCATCATCCTGTCGACATCGTCGATTCTCGCCGTGAGCGGATTTGCCCTCTATGAAGCACTAAGAAGCCGTATTGAGTCGACATCGGCCGAGCAGATATCTGGCACGATGTCCTCGCTGCAGGTGCATCTGACCGAGATTCAGACGACAGACGACATTGGCCGCAATGCCGAGATGTGGATAGACCAGTTGCATGGGCATCAGAACATGGACCTGGCCATCTATGACATTGCGGGCAATCGCCTGCTGAGCACGGCAGGATTTCGACCATATGCCCCGATTCTGACAACCCGGACGACGCACGCTCCGATGAGTCTCACACCGGCGCGCTCCAGGCTCCGCTACATGGTTATGACTGTTCCACTCGAGGGGGCGGTCGGGCCGTCAGTTCGCGTCGCGATTCAATATGACGGGACCAATGACCAGGCTCTTCTGCGGGCGTATGCGTACACAATCGTCATCATCGAAGTGCTCGGTGTGATGCTGGCAGCTGCGTTCGCGTATGGCATCGCAATGCTGGGCCTGAGTCCGCTTCGCCGCCTCGTGGCCCGCGCGGAAGAAATGTCGACGAGTCGCCTGGCGCACCCGTTGCCCGAGCTTGATGCATCCGGAGAACTAAAGGAGTTGGGCCACGCGTTCAACGGCATGCTTGCGCGGCTTGACGAATCGTTCACGCGGTTAAGTCAGTTTTCGTCGAATCTTGCCCATGACATGCGAACACCGTTGACCAATCTGCTTGCCGCTGCCCAGGTTGCGTTGTCGCAGACCCGGACCGCTGCAGAGTACAGGGATGTCATTGAATCGAGCATCGACGAATATCAACGCCTGTCCAGGATGATTGAGGACATGCTTTTTCTGGCGCGCTCGGAGCAAACCGACGAGCCCCTGTCTGTGCGAAATCTGGATGCTGCCCATGAGGCAGAACGCGTCGCCGGCTATTACGAGTCGATGGCGCAGGACGCCGAGGTCACAATTGAGGTGAAGGGAAGCGGTACCGTCTGCGCGGACCTTCTTCTCTACCAGCGCGCGCTGAGCAACCTGCTATCCAATGCCCTCGCGCACGCCCCGAAAGGGTCGACAATAACGATTGACTGCAGGGAAGAGTCAGACTCGACAACGATTGCCGTATCGGACACCGGCCCCGGAATCGGAGCGCAACATCTCACTCGGATATTCGAGCGGTTCTACCGTGTTGACCCGTCCAGGCACAACTCGGCTTCCGGCACCGGACTTGGGCTGGCCATCGTAAAGTCAATAATGGACAGCCACGGAGGGCGATGCGGCGTGGAGAGCGCGCCTCACGTTCGCACAGCTTTCTGGTTGCGCTTCCCGCGCCGCGAGTCCTGA
- a CDS encoding DUF4148 domain-containing protein: MKAAKLFALSVAAIVSIGAASQAAQAQGKSREQVREELIRAQHDGVTPVSKTQYPPNADTIARNKELHAILRHAGETAPTADHHDSLAAR; the protein is encoded by the coding sequence ATGAAAGCTGCAAAACTCTTCGCACTTTCCGTGGCAGCAATAGTGTCTATTGGCGCAGCTTCCCAGGCGGCGCAGGCGCAAGGCAAGTCTCGCGAACAAGTTCGCGAGGAACTGATTCGGGCTCAGCATGACGGCGTGACACCAGTAAGCAAAACGCAGTACCCGCCGAACGCTGACACTATTGCCCGCAACAAGGAACTTCATGCGATTTTGAGGCATGCAGGCGAAACTGCGCCAACGGCCGACCATCATGACAGCCTCGCTGCTCGATAA
- a CDS encoding MFS transporter has translation MSTVAYPSSAIDSSAAHTAGASASHIIRSAQDVSRLVNAGAAKGSNARVVIAIALGGVFLDAYDLTSLAYGVKDIARQFALSPVQVGFVSSAITFGAILGALFGGYLTDRIGRYRVFMADMLFFVVAAIAAGLAPNAWVLGGARFLMGFGVGLDLPVAMAFLAEFSRVAGKGNKAASVAAWCPAWYAATSTCYLLILGLYAILPDAHLGWLWRLTLAFGAVPAIVIILVRSRYISESPVWAANQGDLEEAARILKRSYGIDAVVERGTAPVKAPRAASWRNYGVLFNATYRRRTILAAVIGSASSFGYNAIIFGLPVIITSFFHQGPLTTIIAALALNLGFAFVGGLIGVKTAPTVGAWKMTVLGLSLQFVSLIGLALIGKPGSGVLVVLAILLLGGYLFGQGLGPGSHSMTYASLSYPTSLRGIGVGFNQTLVRSASTISLFLFPVLAAALGTKVFWVIAIAPLTSLLFLSLIHWEPSNYDIDGEDYLVSADK, from the coding sequence ATGTCTACCGTTGCCTATCCGTCGAGCGCAATCGACTCATCAGCCGCGCACACTGCCGGTGCTTCCGCTTCCCACATCATCCGCTCCGCGCAAGATGTGTCGCGTCTCGTCAACGCGGGCGCCGCGAAAGGCAGCAATGCGCGGGTGGTGATCGCCATCGCATTAGGCGGCGTGTTTCTCGATGCCTACGATCTGACCTCGCTTGCATACGGCGTGAAAGACATTGCCCGCCAGTTTGCGTTGAGCCCGGTGCAGGTCGGCTTCGTGTCATCGGCGATTACTTTCGGCGCGATTCTCGGCGCATTGTTCGGCGGTTATCTGACTGACCGCATCGGCCGATACCGGGTGTTCATGGCCGACATGCTGTTCTTCGTGGTCGCTGCGATCGCCGCCGGACTCGCGCCGAACGCATGGGTGCTCGGCGGCGCGCGCTTTTTAATGGGTTTCGGCGTGGGGCTCGACTTGCCGGTGGCGATGGCTTTTCTCGCGGAGTTTTCCCGCGTGGCGGGCAAGGGCAACAAGGCGGCCAGTGTCGCGGCGTGGTGCCCGGCGTGGTATGCGGCCACCAGTACCTGCTATTTGCTGATCCTCGGGCTCTACGCGATTTTGCCGGATGCGCACCTTGGCTGGCTGTGGCGCCTGACGCTCGCGTTCGGCGCGGTCCCGGCGATCGTGATCATTCTGGTGCGCAGCCGCTATATCAGCGAATCGCCGGTTTGGGCAGCCAATCAGGGCGATCTTGAAGAAGCCGCGCGGATTCTGAAGCGTTCATACGGCATCGACGCCGTGGTGGAGCGCGGCACTGCGCCGGTCAAGGCGCCGCGCGCCGCGTCGTGGCGCAACTACGGCGTGCTGTTCAACGCGACGTATCGGCGCCGCACGATTCTCGCCGCCGTGATCGGCAGTGCCTCGTCGTTCGGATATAACGCGATCATTTTCGGTTTGCCGGTGATCATCACGAGCTTCTTCCATCAGGGGCCGCTTACGACGATCATTGCCGCATTGGCGTTGAATCTGGGGTTCGCGTTCGTCGGCGGCTTGATCGGCGTGAAGACCGCGCCGACCGTCGGCGCGTGGAAGATGACCGTATTGGGGCTCTCGTTGCAGTTCGTATCGCTGATCGGCCTTGCGTTGATCGGCAAGCCGGGGAGTGGCGTCCTGGTCGTGCTGGCCATCCTGTTGCTCGGCGGCTATCTGTTCGGACAGGGCCTCGGTCCCGGCTCGCATTCGATGACCTATGCGTCGCTGAGCTACCCGACCTCGCTGCGCGGTATCGGCGTGGGTTTCAATCAGACGCTGGTGCGCTCCGCATCGACGATTTCGCTGTTTCTGTTCCCCGTGCTGGCGGCGGCGCTCGGCACCAAGGTGTTCTGGGTCATCGCGATCGCGCCGCTGACGTCGCTGCTATTCCTTTCGTTGATTCACTGGGAGCCGTCGAATTACGACATCGACGGCGAAGATTACCTGGTGTCGGCAGACAAATGA
- a CDS encoding TauD/TfdA family dioxygenase, with product MTTAIASTTAGDPGHASPARRIEIRAFGGPVGAEVLGLDLNQPLSSEDFARIRRAHLDHHVLVFRDQRITPDQQIAFSRRFGPLQIHVLHQFQLPGYPEVLVVSNIVENGRPIGLGDAGHYWHSDLSYKEKPSLGSLLHAQELPSEGGDTLFANMHLAWDTLPAHLRSAVRGRSAEHTYLAKYAELQKRSPWRPNLSAEQIAQVKPVVQPIVRTHPETGRKALFVSEHFTTRVIGLPEDESKQLLEEIFAHSVRPEHLYRHQWAEHDMVFWDNRSLMHLAAGTPDHLRRKLYRTTIEGDVPF from the coding sequence GTGACAACTGCCATTGCATCCACCACGGCCGGCGATCCCGGCCACGCTAGCCCAGCCCGGCGTATCGAGATTCGCGCTTTCGGCGGCCCTGTCGGCGCTGAAGTGCTGGGTCTCGATCTCAACCAGCCGTTGAGCAGCGAAGATTTCGCGCGCATTCGCCGCGCGCACCTTGATCACCATGTGCTGGTGTTCCGCGATCAACGCATCACGCCGGATCAGCAGATCGCGTTCAGCCGCCGTTTCGGCCCGCTGCAGATCCATGTGCTGCATCAATTCCAGTTGCCGGGCTACCCGGAAGTGCTGGTCGTATCGAACATCGTCGAGAACGGTCGGCCGATCGGTCTGGGCGATGCCGGGCATTACTGGCATTCCGATCTGTCGTACAAGGAAAAGCCGAGCCTGGGTTCGCTGCTGCATGCGCAGGAATTGCCGTCGGAAGGCGGCGACACGTTGTTCGCCAACATGCACCTCGCGTGGGACACCTTGCCCGCGCATTTGCGCAGCGCCGTGCGGGGGCGCTCGGCGGAGCACACGTATCTTGCGAAATACGCGGAATTGCAGAAACGCAGCCCGTGGCGGCCGAATCTTTCTGCCGAGCAGATCGCACAAGTGAAGCCGGTGGTGCAGCCAATCGTGCGCACGCATCCGGAGACGGGGCGTAAGGCGCTTTTCGTCAGCGAGCATTTCACGACCCGCGTGATCGGGCTGCCCGAAGACGAGAGCAAACAATTGCTCGAGGAGATTTTTGCGCACAGCGTGCGTCCCGAGCATCTGTACCGGCATCAGTGGGCCGAGCACGACATGGTGTTCTGGGACAACCGTTCGTTGATGCATCTCGCCGCCGGCACGCCGGACCATCTGCGCCGCAAGCTCTATCGCACGACTATCGAAGGCGATGTGCCGTTCTGA
- a CDS encoding ABC transporter substrate-binding protein: MLAKFRPTAARLSFARRLTATILTLSMGAAGFGAAVPAHAEGQIRIAEQFGIVYLLLNVARDQQFVEKEGRKQGLDIKVDWAKLSGGAAVNDALLSGAVDIAGAGVGPLLTIWDRTHGRQNVKGVASLGNLPYYLVSNNPEVKTIADFSEKDRIAVPAVTVSVQSRVLQYAAAKRWGDKDYNRLDKLTQALPHPDAAAAIIAGGTEITGHFGNPPFQEQELAGNPKAHIVLNSYDVLGGPSSATVLYATGKFRDDNPKTYRAFVDALADAARFVTANPDAAADIYIRTNQSKIDRDLLLKVIRNPQVQFKVTPQNTLGLAQFMYRVGAIRNEPKSWKDYFFDDPATAAGS; encoded by the coding sequence ATGCTCGCCAAGTTTCGCCCGACCGCTGCGCGGTTATCCTTTGCTCGCCGTTTGACCGCAACGATCCTGACCTTATCGATGGGCGCGGCCGGCTTCGGCGCAGCCGTACCCGCGCATGCTGAAGGACAGATCCGCATTGCCGAGCAGTTCGGGATTGTCTATCTGCTGCTGAACGTGGCGCGCGATCAGCAATTCGTCGAGAAAGAAGGGCGTAAGCAGGGGCTCGACATCAAGGTGGACTGGGCGAAGCTGTCGGGCGGCGCCGCCGTCAACGATGCGCTGCTCTCAGGCGCGGTGGATATCGCGGGCGCCGGCGTCGGCCCGTTGCTGACGATCTGGGACCGCACGCACGGCAGGCAGAACGTGAAGGGCGTCGCGTCGCTGGGCAATTTGCCGTATTACCTCGTGAGCAACAATCCCGAAGTGAAGACGATCGCCGATTTCTCCGAGAAGGACCGCATCGCGGTACCGGCCGTCACCGTCTCGGTGCAATCGCGCGTGCTGCAATACGCGGCGGCGAAACGCTGGGGCGACAAGGATTACAACCGGCTCGACAAGCTCACCCAGGCATTGCCGCATCCGGATGCGGCCGCGGCGATTATCGCGGGCGGCACGGAAATCACCGGGCATTTCGGCAATCCGCCGTTTCAGGAGCAGGAGCTGGCCGGCAATCCGAAGGCGCATATCGTGCTGAACTCGTATGACGTGCTGGGAGGCCCGAGTTCGGCAACGGTTCTATACGCAACCGGGAAATTCCGCGACGACAATCCGAAGACCTACCGGGCATTCGTCGATGCGCTGGCCGACGCGGCGCGTTTCGTGACAGCGAATCCGGATGCCGCTGCGGATATTTACATCCGTACCAATCAATCGAAGATCGACCGCGATCTGCTGCTGAAGGTGATCAGGAATCCGCAAGTGCAATTCAAGGTCACGCCGCAGAACACGCTTGGGCTCGCGCAGTTCATGTATCGCGTCGGGGCGATCAGGAACGAGCCGAAGTCATGGAAGGACTATTTCTTCGACGATCCGGCGACGGCGGCGGGAAGCTGA
- a CDS encoding ABC transporter ATP-binding protein, producing MVANPTLLFPNRAEQAGSPPLADGPATSEKLLAVEHVNLEYRTRERIVRATHDVSFDVYGGDRFVLLGPSGCGKSTLLKAVAGFIQPSSGSISLDGEAVRGPGADRIVVFQEFDQLPPWKTVLQNVAFPLRVAKKRSRAESNERALHYLEKVGLASFAHAYPHTLSGGMKQRVAIARALAMQPRVLLMDEPFAALDALTRRKMQEELLRLWEEVNFTLLFVTHSIEEALVVGNRILLLSPHPGRVRAELNSHQYSQDSFGRSDFQRGVARIHHLLFEQTEAVQ from the coding sequence ATGGTGGCTAATCCCACGCTGCTGTTTCCCAACCGCGCTGAGCAAGCAGGCAGTCCGCCGCTTGCGGACGGCCCGGCGACCAGTGAAAAGTTGCTCGCGGTCGAGCACGTCAACCTCGAATACCGCACCCGCGAGCGGATCGTCCGCGCCACGCACGACGTGAGCTTCGACGTCTACGGCGGTGACCGCTTCGTGCTGCTTGGACCGTCCGGTTGCGGCAAGTCGACCTTGCTCAAAGCAGTCGCGGGTTTCATTCAACCGAGCTCGGGCAGCATCTCGCTCGACGGCGAAGCCGTACGTGGCCCCGGCGCCGATCGCATCGTCGTTTTTCAGGAGTTCGACCAGTTGCCGCCGTGGAAGACGGTTCTGCAAAATGTCGCGTTCCCGCTGCGCGTAGCGAAAAAGCGCTCGCGTGCGGAATCCAACGAGCGTGCGCTGCATTATCTGGAGAAGGTGGGTCTCGCTTCGTTTGCTCATGCTTATCCGCACACTTTGTCGGGCGGCATGAAGCAACGGGTCGCGATTGCCCGCGCGCTGGCCATGCAACCGCGCGTGCTGCTGATGGACGAACCCTTTGCCGCGCTCGATGCGCTCACCCGCCGCAAGATGCAGGAGGAACTGCTGCGCTTGTGGGAAGAGGTGAACTTCACCTTGCTGTTCGTCACGCATTCGATCGAAGAGGCACTCGTGGTCGGCAACCGGATTCTGTTGCTGTCGCCGCATCCCGGGCGTGTGCGGGCCGAGCTCAACAGCCACCAATATTCGCAGGACAGTTTCGGGCGCAGCGATTTTCAGCGCGGCGTCGCGCGTATTCATCACCTGTTGTTCGAGCAGACGGAGGCCGTGCAATGA
- a CDS encoding ABC transporter permease — MSSPVTLLPPVREEYERPLEPLGELALEAPLPLGKRIFAQAWLRKTLIALVLIAVWEIAARAVDNDLLLPTFGATFSAFVQGIWSGELLQKTAVSMSVLLRGYLLGAVLAFVLTSLAVSTRVGRDFLSMLTAMFNPLPSIALLPLALLWFGLGTGSLLFVLVHSVLWPLALNTYSGFQSVPATLRMTGRNYGLTGLRHVLLILVPAALPSILAGLRVGWAFAWRTLIAAELVFGASSGNGGLGWYIFQNRNELYTDRVFAGLAAVIVIGLLVEHLVFDTLERITVRRWGVQH, encoded by the coding sequence ATGAGTTCTCCCGTCACCTTGCTGCCGCCGGTTCGCGAAGAGTATGAACGTCCGCTCGAACCGCTCGGTGAACTTGCGCTCGAAGCGCCGCTGCCGCTCGGCAAGCGGATTTTTGCGCAAGCCTGGTTGCGCAAGACGTTGATTGCGCTGGTGCTGATCGCCGTGTGGGAGATCGCCGCGCGCGCCGTCGATAACGATTTGCTGTTGCCGACTTTCGGCGCGACCTTCAGTGCCTTCGTACAAGGTATCTGGTCCGGCGAACTGCTGCAGAAAACCGCTGTGTCGATGTCGGTTCTGTTGCGCGGCTATCTGCTGGGCGCCGTGCTCGCGTTCGTGTTGACGTCGCTGGCTGTGTCGACACGCGTGGGCCGCGATTTCCTGTCGATGCTGACCGCGATGTTCAATCCGTTGCCTTCGATCGCACTGTTGCCGCTCGCGTTGCTGTGGTTCGGCTTGGGGACCGGCAGCTTGCTGTTCGTCCTGGTGCACTCGGTGTTGTGGCCGCTTGCGCTCAATACATACTCCGGTTTTCAGTCGGTGCCCGCGACGCTGCGCATGACGGGCCGCAACTACGGGCTGACCGGCTTGCGTCACGTCCTACTGATTCTGGTGCCGGCGGCGTTGCCGTCGATTCTCGCCGGCTTGCGCGTTGGCTGGGCATTTGCTTGGCGTACGCTGATTGCGGCCGAACTCGTATTCGGCGCGAGTTCCGGCAACGGTGGCCTTGGCTGGTACATCTTCCAGAATCGCAACGAGTTGTACACGGATCGCGTTTTCGCTGGGCTGGCGGCGGTGATCGTGATCGGCTTGCTGGTCGAGCATCTGGTGTTCGATACGCTCGAGCGCATCACCGTGCGGCGCTGGGGTGTGCAGCATTAG
- a CDS encoding LysR family transcriptional regulator, with translation MENLLKKLDLTSLRLFVAVCQEQNIARAAEREFIASSAVSRRIAEIEALIGLPVIQRQSRGITVTPVGETVLRYAQAIIGNIEQMSAELSRFSSGAKGRVRVVANLSSIVQFLPEDVAAFGRAFPEVSIELEEENSADVLRIVDEHGADFGICNAVAGSEAFEQVPYREDRLAVLVPGGHRLADASRVTFDDLLGDSFVGLRSESALTQLLTQQAANAGRRLDVKIRVSSLDALCRMVHAGLGIAIVPEQVGLLYLNALDVRLLALGDAWAARRLVMIFKARDQLSASAAALVGFLGNQP, from the coding sequence ATGGAAAACCTCCTCAAAAAACTCGACCTCACTTCGCTGCGCCTGTTCGTTGCCGTCTGCCAGGAGCAGAACATCGCGCGCGCGGCCGAACGCGAGTTCATCGCGTCTTCCGCGGTGAGCCGGCGCATCGCCGAGATCGAGGCGCTGATCGGCCTGCCGGTGATACAGCGCCAGTCGCGCGGCATCACGGTGACACCGGTCGGCGAGACCGTGCTGCGCTATGCGCAGGCGATCATCGGCAACATCGAACAGATGAGCGCCGAATTGTCGCGCTTTTCTTCGGGCGCGAAGGGCCGTGTGCGCGTGGTGGCGAATCTGTCGTCGATCGTGCAGTTCTTGCCGGAAGACGTCGCGGCGTTCGGGCGCGCGTTTCCCGAAGTGTCGATCGAACTGGAAGAGGAGAACAGCGCGGACGTGCTGCGTATCGTCGACGAGCATGGCGCGGACTTCGGCATCTGCAACGCGGTGGCCGGCAGCGAGGCATTCGAGCAGGTACCGTATCGGGAAGACCGCCTTGCGGTGCTGGTGCCGGGCGGCCATCGTCTGGCCGACGCGTCGCGCGTGACGTTCGACGACCTGCTCGGCGATAGCTTCGTCGGCCTGCGCAGCGAGAGCGCGCTGACGCAGCTTCTCACACAGCAGGCGGCGAACGCCGGCCGGCGGCTCGACGTGAAGATCCGCGTCAGCAGTCTCGACGCATTGTGCAGGATGGTGCACGCGGGGCTCGGCATCGCGATTGTGCCTGAGCAGGTCGGCCTGCTTTATCTGAATGCGCTCGACGTCCGCCTGCTGGCGCTCGGCGATGCCTGGGCGGCGAGGCGTCTGGTGATGATCTTCAAGGCCCGCGACCAGTTGAGCGCCAGCGCGGCGGCGCTGGTGGGGTTTCTCGGCAACCAACCGTAG
- a CDS encoding aconitase family protein, protein MEDTIRLDGRVLYLSEDPAVLEAQLAGENFTRATAGALRDNVSTDEITPVTVMLTYDERLGQYPYVGFKAGERMPIGRNAIRDGGFQVTVAGKRYGKGSSRESSPLAELSAGIRLIVAESFERIYQQNCDNIGILTTTDFSVLDRLIAGEAVPIDEFLKGRDALTQQIIRSGGLLAYSKFADWPAPRVRDVMSAAGTHAAAERKTLVEKIIERHLHPGIERAQRGDGVFIAADWRFSHDYFTGMCAHLMHRAFGKPAPLHAPDHIIAFQDHLVLAAQSIPHVRDGLLPGVANLMEGHTSFSRDYPVRSHGALDGTPGSEGICHALMAEQYALPGQVACGTDSHTPHSGSLGCLAFGAGATEIANSWVTGYVRCKVPETLRIEIDGTLRDGVTAKDVVLHLLQMDAIRSGGAIGLVFEYGGEAVRAMSIDERGTLTNMVAELGGFTGIVEPDERTVAFLKERRGVDFVLENWMKSDVGATYRDTIRIDATAIEPMLARPGDPGNGVPAPQLEQDVAIDIAYGGSCTAGKREDFDFYHEVLRWGVEQGMRVPDGKRLFLQFGTMAVRTYCDEQGYLPVFERAGVTLVMPGCGSCANCGPGQSANANEVTISAINRNFPGRSGPGNVWLASPYTVAASALAGKITTFEQLKRTRG, encoded by the coding sequence ATGGAAGATACGATTCGTCTGGACGGCCGCGTGCTGTATCTGTCGGAAGACCCCGCGGTGCTCGAGGCGCAGCTCGCGGGCGAAAATTTCACGCGTGCCACGGCCGGAGCGCTGCGCGATAACGTTTCCACCGACGAAATCACGCCAGTCACTGTGATGCTCACTTACGACGAGCGCCTCGGCCAATATCCCTACGTTGGTTTCAAGGCCGGCGAGCGCATGCCGATCGGCCGCAATGCGATCAGGGACGGCGGCTTCCAGGTGACGGTGGCGGGCAAGCGCTACGGCAAGGGTTCTTCGCGCGAATCGAGTCCGTTGGCGGAGTTGTCGGCGGGAATCCGCTTGATCGTCGCGGAGAGTTTCGAGCGTATCTATCAGCAGAACTGCGACAACATCGGCATTCTCACCACGACCGATTTCTCGGTGCTCGATCGTCTGATCGCGGGCGAAGCGGTGCCGATCGACGAATTCCTCAAAGGCCGCGATGCGCTCACGCAGCAGATCATTCGCAGCGGCGGCCTGCTTGCGTACAGCAAGTTCGCGGACTGGCCGGCGCCGCGTGTGCGTGATGTTATGAGCGCGGCTGGCACGCATGCCGCGGCGGAGCGCAAAACGCTGGTGGAGAAGATCATCGAGCGGCATCTTCATCCGGGCATTGAACGCGCGCAACGCGGCGACGGCGTGTTCATCGCCGCCGACTGGCGCTTCAGCCACGATTACTTCACCGGCATGTGCGCGCATCTGATGCATCGCGCGTTCGGCAAGCCCGCGCCGTTGCATGCGCCGGATCACATCATCGCGTTTCAGGACCATCTGGTGCTCGCCGCGCAAAGCATTCCGCACGTGCGCGACGGTTTGCTGCCGGGCGTCGCCAATCTGATGGAAGGGCATACGTCCTTCTCGCGCGACTATCCGGTGCGCTCGCATGGCGCGCTCGACGGCACGCCCGGTTCCGAAGGCATCTGTCATGCGCTGATGGCGGAGCAGTACGCGTTGCCGGGGCAGGTTGCATGCGGCACCGATTCGCACACGCCTCATTCGGGTTCGCTCGGCTGTCTCGCATTCGGTGCGGGCGCAACGGAAATCGCCAATAGCTGGGTGACGGGCTACGTGCGCTGCAAAGTGCCGGAAACCTTGCGCATCGAAATCGACGGGACCTTGCGCGACGGCGTGACCGCCAAGGACGTCGTGCTGCATCTGTTGCAAATGGATGCGATCCGCTCGGGCGGCGCGATCGGACTGGTGTTCGAATACGGCGGCGAAGCAGTGCGCGCGATGTCGATCGACGAGCGCGGGACGCTGACCAACATGGTCGCGGAATTGGGCGGCTTCACCGGCATTGTCGAGCCGGACGAACGCACCGTGGCGTTTCTGAAGGAGCGGCGCGGTGTCGATTTCGTCCTCGAAAACTGGATGAAAAGCGATGTGGGCGCGACCTATCGCGACACGATCCGCATCGACGCCACCGCAATCGAGCCGATGCTCGCGCGTCCCGGCGATCCGGGCAACGGCGTGCCCGCGCCGCAACTGGAGCAGGACGTCGCCATCGATATCGCGTACGGCGGCTCATGCACCGCGGGCAAGCGCGAAGACTTCGACTTCTATCATGAGGTGTTGCGCTGGGGCGTGGAGCAGGGCATGCGGGTGCCCGACGGCAAGCGTCTGTTCCTGCAATTCGGCACGATGGCGGTGCGCACGTATTGCGACGAGCAAGGCTATTTGCCGGTATTCGAGCGCGCCGGCGTGACGCTCGTGATGCCGGGCTGCGGCTCGTGCGCGAACTGCGGACCGGGGCAGTCCGCCAATGCGAACGAGGTGACGATCAGCGCGATCAACCGAAATTTCCCCGGCCGTTCGGGACCGGGCAATGTGTGGCTCGCGAGTCCGTACACGGTCGCGGCGAGCGCGCTGGCCGGGAAAATTACCACCTTCGAACAATTGAAGCGCACACGCGGCTAG